A part of Setaria viridis chromosome 8, Setaria_viridis_v4.0, whole genome shotgun sequence genomic DNA contains:
- the LOC117833983 gene encoding uncharacterized protein codes for MSSRARLSSIFRTTASSASPPRAPHLALAAATERVRSGAFGPEDARHLLDELRRRGTPVPERALNGFLAALARAPPSTACSDGPALAVTFFNAMSGAAGRRVLSLTFCTYGILMDCCTRARRPDLAPAFFGQLLRTGLGVSVITFNNLLKGLCEAKRTDDALDVLLHRMPEMVCVPDVVSYNILLKSFCDNRESRRALEWLRRMAEKGSGCSPNVVSYSTVIDGFFKEGEVDKGCDLINEMMQQGISPNLVTYTSSIDALCKARAMDKAEAVLRQMVRKGVRPDNWSYNNLIFAYSARGEWNEAVRIFKEMTRRGLLPDIGTWNSLMASLCKHGKIKEAKDVFDSIAMKGQEPDTVSYLILLDGYATEGCLVDMTDLFNLMLGDGVAPDVRIFNVLIKGYAKCGMLDRAMIIFSEMRHQGAKPNVVTYLTVIAAHCRMAKMDDAMEIFNEMIDQGVAPSIATYQCLIQGFCTHGGLLKAKELVFEMMSKGMRPDIVHLNSIINSLCKEGRVVDAHDIFDLLVSIGLHPNVFVYSSLVDGYCLVGKMEKALRVFDAMVSAGIEPNVVVYGTLVNGYCKLGRIDDGLSVFREMVHKGIKPSTIAYNIVLDGLFRAGRTVSAKERFHEMIESGISVGTGTYNTVLSGLCKNNSFDEAIGLFKKLQAMNVKIDIITINIMIAVMFKTRRAEGAKELFASIPASGLVPSVETYDLMMTNLIKEGLPEEADDVFSSMENAGFDPNSRLLNHVVRALLEKHEIVRAGTYLSKIDERNFSLEDSTTMLLVDLFTSRGTCQEQIKYLPEKYHFLAGAGSS; via the coding sequence ATGTCCTCCCGTGCCCGCCTCTCCTCCATCTTCCGCACCACAGCGTCCTCAGCGTCACCACCGCGCGCTCCCCACCtcgccctggccgccgccacggAGCGCGTGCGGTCCGGGGCGTTCGGCCCGGAGGACGCACGCCACCTGCTCGACGAATTGCGGCGGCGAGGCACCCCCGTTCCCGAGCGCGCGCTGAACGGattcctcgccgcgctcgcgcgcgcgccgccctccaccgcctGCAGCGACGGGCCTGCGCTCGCCGTCACTTTCTTCAACGCCATGTCAGGAGCTGCCGGCCGAAGGGTGCTGTCTCTCACGTTCTGCACCTACGGCATCCTCATGGACTGCTGCACCCGTGCGCGCCGCCCGGATCTAGCGCCGGCCTTCTTCGGCCAGCTCCTCAGGACAGGGTTGGGCGTCAGTGTCATCACATTCAACAACCTCCTCAAGGGCCTCTGTGAAGCAAAGCGGACTGACGACGCTTTGGACGTGCTGCTCCACAGGATGCCCGAGATGGTCTGTGTGCCCGATGTTGTCTCCTACAACATACTTCTGAAGAGCTTCTGCGACAACAGAGAGAGTCGGAGGGCACTTGAATGGCTCCGGAGGATGGCTGAGAAGGGATCTGGCTGCTCACCCAACGTGGTCTCATACAGCACGGTCATTGATGGCTTCTTTAAGGAGGGTGAAGTTGATAAAGGATGCGATCTAATAAATGAAATGATGCAGCAGGGGATTTCACCTAATCTAGTGACTTACACCTCCAGTATTGATGCACTGTGTAAGGCAAGGGCAATGGACAAGGCAGAGGCGGTCCTCCGACAAATGGTTCGTAAAGGTGTTCGTCCGGATAACTGGTCATATAATAACTTGATCTTTGCATATTCCGCTAGGGGTGAGTGGAATGAGGCGGTCAGGATATTCAAAGAGATGACTAGGCGGGGTCTCCTACCAGATATTGGTACGTGGAACTCATTAATGGCTTCCCTTTGCAAGCATGGAAAAATTAAGGAAGCTAAAGATGTTTTTGACTCGATCGCAATGAAGGGCCAGGAGCCTGATACTGTCTCATACCTAATTCTGCTTGATGGGTACGCTACTGAAGGATGCCTTGTTGATATGACAGACCTCTTCAATTTGATGCTAGGAGACGGTGTTGCACCTGATGTCCGTATTTTCAATGTACTGATCAAGGGATATGCTAAATGTGGAATGCTGGATCGGGCTATGATTATCTTCAGTGAAATGAGGCACCAAGGAGCAAAACCTAATGTGGTAACCTATTTGACAGTCATAGCTGCACATTGCAGGATGGCTAAAATGGACGATGCTATGGAAATATTTAATGAAATGATTGATCAAGGAGTAGCACCCAGTATAGCTACTTACCAGTGCCTGATTCAGGGTTTTTGTACTCATGGTGGTTTGCTGAAAGCTAAGGAATTGGTTTTTGAAATGATGAGTAAAGGCATGCGTCCTGACATTGTGCACTTAAATTCAATAATAAACAGCCTTTGCAAGGAGGGAAGGGTAGTGGACGCACATGATATATTTGACTTACTTGTAAGTATCGGTCTGCATCCTAATGTTTTTGTGTATAGTTCGCTGGTGGATGGATACTGCCTAGTTGGCAAGATGGAGAAAGCATTGAGAGTATTTGATGCTATGGTGTCAGCTGGCATTGAACCTAATGTTGTAGTGTATGGCACACTTGTTAATGGCTATTGTAAACTTGGAAGGATTGATGATGGGTTGAGTGTTTTCAGAGAAATGGTGCATAAGGGAATCAAGCCCTCAACTATTGCGTACAACATTGTACTGGATGGGTTATTCCGGGCTGGGAGAACAGTTTCTGCAAAGGAAAGATTCCATGAAATGATCGAGAGCGGGATCTCAGTGGGCACTGGCACATACAACACCGTTCTTAGTGGACTTTGCAAAAACAATTCCTTTGATGAAGCAATTGGGCTTTTCAAGAAATTACAAGCAATGAACGTAAAGATTGATATTATAACTATTAATATTATGATTGCTGTAATGTTCAAAACTAGGAGAGCTGAAGGAGCTAAGGAACTGTTTGCTTCCATCCCTGCAAGTGGGCTGGTGCCTTCTGTTGAGACTTATGATTTAATGATGACAAATCTTATTAAAGAAGGGTTaccggaagaggcagatgatgTCTTTTCATCCATGGAGAATGCTGGCTTTGATCCCAACTCTCGACTGCTGAATCATGTGGTCAGGGCGTTGCTAGAGAAACATGAAATAGTCAGGGCTGGAACTTATCTTTCTAAAATTGATGAGAGAAACTTCTCTCTTGAAGATTCAACGACAATGTTGTTGGTCGATCTCTTCACAAGCAGAGGGACATGTCAGGAACAGATAAAATATCTCCCAGAAAAGTATCATTTTCTTGCTGGAGCTGGCTCCAGTTGA